A single Henriciella sp. AS95 DNA region contains:
- a CDS encoding SDR family oxidoreductase gives MSVREMLDFSDKNVLVVGGSSGIGNGIAQAFREAGADVTVWGTRKTAEDYAGVKGSDLSGLDYVQVDVANRDEVDQATAKISALDVLVLCQGIVRYNREEFERPGWDAVMDVNINSVMDVARNLKLPLISSKGSVIIVSSVAGFGATIGTPAYSASKHAAVGLTKTLGAAWAGEGIRVNGLAPGLVETKLTHVTTKNEKRLSGSLRAIPQGRLGTPQDMAGVALFLASPLASYVTGQTIIADGGLTL, from the coding sequence ATGAGCGTCAGAGAAATGCTGGATTTTAGCGACAAGAATGTGCTCGTCGTCGGCGGATCAAGCGGGATCGGGAACGGCATTGCGCAAGCCTTCCGGGAGGCCGGCGCCGATGTCACGGTCTGGGGGACTCGAAAAACAGCCGAAGACTATGCGGGCGTAAAAGGCTCAGACCTGTCGGGCCTTGATTATGTTCAGGTCGATGTCGCCAACCGTGATGAGGTCGACCAGGCTACAGCAAAAATCTCTGCGCTTGATGTCCTCGTCCTCTGCCAGGGGATTGTGCGTTACAATCGCGAGGAATTTGAACGCCCTGGCTGGGACGCCGTGATGGATGTGAACATCAACAGTGTGATGGACGTGGCGCGGAATCTGAAGCTTCCGCTGATATCATCTAAGGGCAGTGTCATTATCGTCAGCTCTGTTGCGGGATTTGGCGCTACGATCGGGACGCCTGCCTACTCAGCCTCAAAGCATGCTGCCGTCGGGCTGACGAAGACGCTTGGCGCTGCCTGGGCAGGGGAGGGTATCCGCGTCAACGGTCTTGCTCCGGGCCTGGTCGAGACCAAGCTGACGCATGTCACGACAAAAAATGAGAAGCGCCTGTCCGGGTCTCTGCGAGCGATCCCTCAAGGCAGGCTTGGCACGCCGCAAGACATGGCAGGCGTCGCGCTCTTCCTGGCGTCACCGCTGGCAAGTTATGTGACAGGCCAGACCATCATTGCTGATGGCGGCCTGACACTCTGA
- the dksA gene encoding RNA polymerase-binding protein DksA encodes MSDSTIDDYVPSDDEEFMNSRQQAFFRARLEQWKTDILNGTKSTINNLQEESSNLPDLVDRASSESDKALELRTRDRQRKLIAKIDAALRRIDEGTYGYCDETGEPINLRRLEARPTATLSLEAQERHERKERTVRDD; translated from the coding sequence ATGTCTGATTCTACGATCGACGACTACGTCCCCAGCGATGATGAGGAGTTCATGAACTCCCGTCAGCAGGCGTTTTTCCGCGCTCGCCTGGAGCAATGGAAAACCGATATTCTTAACGGGACGAAATCCACCATCAACAATCTGCAGGAAGAATCCAGCAACCTTCCTGACCTGGTGGACCGCGCCTCTTCAGAGAGCGACAAGGCGCTTGAACTGCGCACCCGTGACCGCCAGCGCAAGCTGATCGCCAAGATCGATGCAGCGCTGCGCCGTATCGATGAAGGCACTTATGGCTATTGCGACGAGACCGGAGAGCCGATCAATCTGCGCCGTCTCGAAGCGCGTCCGACCGCGACGCTGAGCCTGGAGGCACAAGAGCGCCACGAGCGTAAGGAACGCACCGTTCGCGACGATTGA
- a CDS encoding D-Ala-D-Ala carboxypeptidase family metallohydrolase → MLKLIVLAAVWKIAAAAGGATEAETPLQINGEALPYSQWHVMAMPGDTISYDGASRLQPFLDDSSVDSDGSLTAPDQPGIYDLEFRTRSGDVVADLALFVLEPSSRIDADGRLNGYRIGQYPENEPKGFIRLDEGYGDVNVSPSFRIGQFLCKQQPDHWPKYLLISSDNLDRLEHLLAALNEDGITDADTFFVMSGYRTPFYNTAIGSAKLSRHMYGDATDVYVDVSPKDGIMDDVNRDGALNKEDANFFFDYADELFSKGDVSAGGLGSYGSNAVHGPFVHVDGRGRKARWGR, encoded by the coding sequence ATGCTGAAACTGATCGTACTCGCCGCCGTTTGGAAGATCGCGGCAGCGGCTGGCGGCGCAACTGAAGCGGAGACGCCTCTCCAGATCAATGGAGAGGCGTTACCCTATTCGCAGTGGCACGTCATGGCGATGCCAGGCGATACGATTTCGTATGACGGTGCGTCCCGGCTTCAGCCCTTCCTGGACGACAGTAGCGTTGACAGCGATGGCAGCCTGACAGCACCAGACCAACCAGGCATCTACGATCTCGAATTTCGAACCCGCTCAGGCGATGTCGTCGCGGACCTTGCGCTCTTTGTCCTGGAACCGTCGAGCAGGATCGACGCTGATGGGCGTCTGAATGGCTATCGCATCGGCCAATATCCGGAAAATGAACCAAAAGGCTTTATCCGGCTCGATGAAGGCTATGGTGATGTGAATGTTTCACCCAGCTTTCGCATCGGGCAGTTTCTCTGCAAGCAGCAGCCGGATCACTGGCCTAAATACCTGCTGATATCGAGCGATAATCTCGACCGGCTGGAACATTTGCTCGCGGCTCTCAATGAGGATGGCATCACCGATGCTGACACGTTCTTTGTGATGAGCGGCTACCGCACCCCCTTCTACAATACGGCAATCGGTTCGGCGAAGCTGTCGCGGCACATGTATGGTGACGCCACTGACGTCTATGTCGACGTCTCTCCCAAAGATGGCATCATGGATGACGTGAACCGCGACGGCGCCCTCAACAAGGAGGATGCCAACTTCTTCTTTGACTATGCCGATGAGTTGTTCTCAAAAGGCGACGTTTCCGCTGGTGGTCTGGGTAGTTACGGATCCAATGCCGTTCACGGCCCATTCGTTCACGTCGATGGAAGAGGCCGCAAGGCGCGGTGGGGACGATAG
- a CDS encoding flagellar biosynthesis repressor FlbT, which yields MPLKLSLKPAEAVVVNGAVIRNGERRSTLLLETKARILRERDVMFPEEVNTNFEAAYFAVMQMYLTGETDGPLYDACVVALANIVRDAPTEELQEEIMMISRFVASGQLYRAIGACRKLERELPTPDLRDE from the coding sequence ATGCCTCTCAAGCTGTCACTCAAGCCGGCCGAAGCTGTGGTCGTGAATGGAGCGGTTATCCGTAATGGAGAGCGCCGTAGCACCCTCCTGCTTGAAACAAAGGCCCGCATATTGCGAGAACGAGATGTCATGTTTCCTGAAGAAGTAAACACCAATTTTGAAGCCGCTTATTTCGCGGTCATGCAGATGTATCTGACCGGTGAAACCGATGGGCCGCTCTATGATGCGTGTGTTGTGGCGCTCGCGAATATTGTCCGTGATGCGCCGACAGAAGAACTGCAGGAAGAGATCATGATGATCAGCCGGTTTGTGGCGTCGGGCCAGCTCTACCGAGCGATCGGCGCCTGCCGCAAACTGGAACGAGAACTCCCTACACCGGATTTGCGCGATGAATAG
- a CDS encoding FliM/FliN family flagellar motor switch protein produces MTIEADRADMQNAVKDTSGDWSMSERRERAVMRDLTEAYRKPRPVDDEGFKLPTTRGILSKAEIEALLRPNLPKINDSEAAPESPAPVKFDADFGTQPSGPDEDARQIAARLSLLFGHVAGLKAAVRAEASHPACSLESELKTQAGQSAAFACFAPEDGDVAHVLAIPGRLAEQLVSFACGGRGSADAGGRTLSAIDCALLEQLVAPLSKAFAPDCRLVCIETDAAYTASIVADDKAHHRAFSVEMETGAASLDLFSIAKLRLAGKPQVNAPANKPPMTALLTARIASLSVSVSRLAQMKPGDTLLLGLPADQPVELLSGGRDGVPAFEGEIGRKGDRMAVRVSRARN; encoded by the coding sequence ATGACCATCGAAGCTGACAGGGCAGACATGCAGAACGCAGTGAAAGACACTTCAGGTGACTGGTCCATGTCTGAACGGCGTGAGCGCGCCGTTATGCGCGACCTGACTGAAGCCTATCGCAAACCACGCCCGGTGGATGATGAAGGCTTCAAGCTGCCGACGACACGCGGCATCCTCTCCAAAGCTGAAATCGAAGCTTTGCTGCGTCCAAACCTGCCAAAGATCAATGACAGTGAAGCCGCGCCTGAAAGCCCTGCACCGGTTAAGTTTGACGCCGATTTCGGTACGCAGCCATCCGGCCCGGACGAAGACGCCCGGCAGATCGCGGCGCGATTGTCGCTGCTGTTTGGCCATGTCGCCGGGTTGAAGGCCGCGGTTCGAGCTGAAGCCAGCCATCCGGCCTGTTCGCTTGAATCAGAACTCAAAACGCAGGCAGGACAGTCTGCTGCCTTTGCCTGCTTTGCGCCCGAAGATGGCGATGTCGCGCATGTCCTGGCGATTCCGGGTCGTTTGGCCGAGCAACTTGTGTCCTTTGCCTGCGGAGGACGCGGGAGTGCTGATGCAGGCGGCCGGACGCTCAGCGCGATCGATTGTGCGCTTCTGGAGCAGCTTGTCGCGCCGCTCAGCAAGGCCTTTGCGCCTGATTGCCGCTTGGTCTGCATAGAGACGGATGCTGCTTACACGGCATCAATCGTGGCGGACGATAAAGCCCACCATCGCGCTTTCTCGGTGGAGATGGAAACGGGGGCCGCCAGCCTCGATCTGTTTTCCATCGCCAAGCTGCGCCTGGCCGGAAAGCCTCAAGTGAATGCACCCGCGAACAAGCCGCCCATGACGGCTTTGCTGACAGCGAGAATCGCATCGCTCAGCGTGTCTGTCAGCCGACTGGCGCAGATGAAGCCGGGCGACACGTTGCTGCTTGGCCTGCCTGCGGATCAGCCGGTTGAGCTCCTCTCGGGAGGGCGTGACGGGGTGCCTGCTTTCGAAGGCGAGATCGGCCGCAAAGGTGATCGAATGGCTGTCCGCGTGAGCCGCGCTCGCAATTAG
- a CDS encoding tellurium resistance protein TerC, producing the protein MPEIFGDLFTLSGFFTFLMLLLLQAVLGFDNLLYIAIESKRVGDKAPMVRRWGIGLAMLFRVVLLVIIVSLFGLLAEPLFSIAIPKVLDGEFTLQSLVTLIGGGFIIYTAIKEITHLLTVDDFGHSKDGKKKSVTQAILLIVAMNLVFSFDSILSAMAIANVKETVDGVTETRYQVTIMTVAIIASGIAMMLMADYVADFLHRNRMYEVLGLFILFLVGVLLVTEGAHLAHMHIFTFPIDAMSKSSFYLVVGVLVITDIISTNFQKRLWAQREAELRVVREAKGDDH; encoded by the coding sequence ATGCCGGAAATATTTGGCGATCTTTTCACGCTGAGCGGATTTTTCACTTTCCTGATGCTGCTCTTGTTGCAGGCTGTCCTCGGCTTCGACAATCTCCTCTATATCGCGATCGAGTCCAAGCGCGTCGGTGACAAAGCTCCGATGGTGAGACGCTGGGGCATCGGCCTCGCCATGTTGTTCAGAGTGGTCTTGCTGGTGATCATCGTCAGCCTCTTCGGCCTCCTGGCAGAGCCCCTGTTTTCAATCGCGATTCCCAAGGTTCTGGACGGCGAGTTCACCTTGCAATCCTTGGTCACGCTGATTGGCGGCGGGTTCATCATCTACACGGCCATCAAGGAAATCACGCACTTGCTGACGGTGGATGACTTCGGTCACTCCAAGGACGGCAAAAAGAAATCCGTGACGCAGGCGATCCTGCTGATCGTTGCCATGAACCTCGTCTTCTCGTTCGACTCGATCCTGTCAGCGATGGCGATCGCGAATGTGAAAGAGACGGTCGATGGTGTTACGGAAACGCGGTATCAGGTGACGATCATGACGGTTGCTATCATTGCTTCCGGAATCGCGATGATGCTGATGGCCGACTATGTCGCCGACTTCCTGCATCGAAACCGGATGTACGAAGTGCTCGGGCTGTTTATCCTGTTCCTGGTCGGCGTGCTGCTGGTCACCGAAGGTGCCCACCTCGCCCACATGCACATCTTCACATTCCCGATCGATGCGATGTCAAAGTCCAGCTTCTACCTGGTGGTTGGAGTTCTGGTTATCACAGACATCATCTCTACAAACTTCCAGAAGCGGCTTTGGGCGCAACGTGAAGCAGAGCTGCGGGTCGTGCGGGAAGCGAAAGGCGACGACCACTAG
- the arfB gene encoding alternative ribosome rescue aminoacyl-tRNA hydrolase ArfB: protein MTASQDLKINDEISVPYWELVETFTRSSGPGGQSVNKVSSAVQLRWNVDASSIPPAVKARFHRLWKNRITKDGEVIVDASEHRSQPRNRDAARERLTQMIRKATQKKKRRIPTRPGRGAIERRIKAKKELGEKKALREKIKKRDL from the coding sequence ATGACAGCCTCGCAAGATTTGAAAATAAATGACGAAATATCAGTGCCTTACTGGGAGCTTGTCGAAACCTTCACAAGATCCTCCGGGCCGGGCGGACAGAGTGTGAACAAGGTTTCAAGCGCGGTCCAGCTGCGGTGGAACGTCGATGCGTCTTCGATTCCGCCAGCCGTGAAGGCGCGATTCCACCGTCTCTGGAAAAACCGGATTACCAAAGACGGTGAGGTTATCGTCGACGCCAGCGAGCACCGATCGCAGCCGCGAAACCGCGATGCCGCGAGGGAACGTTTGACGCAGATGATCCGGAAGGCGACACAAAAGAAGAAGCGCCGAATTCCGACTCGGCCCGGGCGCGGTGCGATTGAGCGGCGTATCAAAGCCAAGAAAGAGCTCGGCGAGAAGAAAGCGCTCCGCGAAAAAATAAAAAAGAGAGACTTATGA
- a CDS encoding lytic transglycosylase domain-containing protein, whose amino-acid sequence MVAASNVVSTTDAGILRRAIDAVDSGSWSTVRSLEAQARDETVRQLILWYRGRGDIQMSFDELNGLLSTQGDWPRMRSVQVRAEEAISLSALNNEQRIAWFEKQGGPISGSGRLALADAYRRTGQTDKAVETIRDAWHGNTLDSSETSTVLATYGGNLTQEDHQKRADFLMWTAQHTAARRLMPYLNADWTRLTEARIRLQSRARGVDAAVDAVPASLQNHPGMLYDRAKWRRRARQDESAYVPLLTQINGADVPPAGRDNLWGERNLAIRTALKERQFQTAYALAAPHGMSDGTDFAEAEWISGWIALRHLNQPARALGHFQTLAENVSTPISLARAFYWEGRAHEALNDADAAKVAYEEAAKYPFVYYGQLAAEKVGKAQLYLQAQSEITDTEREAFNQRPLVRALKLLAENGESGEFRQFAYHLDDLLDSEADYLLLSDLASDYLYADIGVRGAKAGLAKGIVATEAAFPVPDYQLLREPRVERAMMYALSRQESEMNPSAVSHANARGLMQFVPRTAQAEARSMGLPFKTSWLTDDPGYNMTLGGAHLDTLLNQFNGSYIMTAAAYNAGASRPKRWVQEYGDPRTGEVDPIDWVEFIPFSETRNYVQRVLENTQVYRQRLSQESVDIQLSSDLHRGRMWNSLPSAN is encoded by the coding sequence ATGGTTGCAGCATCCAACGTCGTTTCGACCACGGATGCAGGCATTCTGCGCCGCGCGATCGATGCGGTTGATAGCGGTAGCTGGTCGACGGTGCGTTCACTCGAAGCGCAGGCCCGGGATGAAACAGTGCGCCAGCTGATTCTCTGGTATCGGGGCCGCGGCGACATTCAAATGTCCTTCGACGAGTTGAACGGCCTGCTCAGCACACAGGGTGATTGGCCGCGGATGCGAAGCGTCCAGGTTCGCGCTGAAGAGGCCATCAGTCTGTCAGCGCTCAACAATGAGCAGCGAATTGCATGGTTTGAGAAGCAGGGTGGACCGATTTCCGGATCCGGACGCCTCGCATTGGCGGACGCCTATCGCCGGACAGGCCAGACCGACAAGGCTGTCGAGACCATCCGCGACGCCTGGCACGGCAACACGCTGGACTCCAGCGAAACCTCGACCGTGCTGGCGACCTATGGTGGCAACCTGACCCAGGAAGACCATCAAAAGCGCGCCGACTTCCTGATGTGGACGGCGCAGCACACCGCTGCGCGCAGGCTCATGCCATATCTGAACGCCGACTGGACGCGGCTCACCGAGGCGCGAATTCGCCTTCAGTCGCGGGCGCGCGGGGTCGATGCGGCAGTGGATGCCGTCCCCGCCAGCCTGCAGAACCATCCTGGTATGCTGTACGACCGGGCAAAGTGGCGCCGGCGCGCAAGGCAGGATGAAAGTGCCTATGTCCCGCTTCTCACGCAAATAAACGGCGCTGACGTCCCACCAGCGGGGCGCGATAATCTTTGGGGTGAGCGAAACCTAGCCATTCGCACCGCCCTGAAAGAGCGCCAGTTCCAGACCGCTTATGCGCTAGCCGCCCCGCACGGAATGAGCGACGGAACCGACTTCGCGGAAGCCGAATGGATTTCCGGCTGGATCGCGCTGCGGCACCTCAATCAGCCTGCCCGGGCGCTCGGTCACTTCCAGACGCTCGCTGAGAACGTCTCGACGCCAATCAGCCTCGCCCGCGCATTCTATTGGGAGGGCAGGGCGCATGAAGCGCTGAATGATGCGGACGCAGCCAAGGTGGCTTACGAAGAAGCGGCCAAGTACCCGTTCGTCTATTACGGGCAACTGGCGGCCGAAAAGGTCGGCAAGGCGCAGCTGTACCTTCAGGCGCAGTCGGAAATTACCGACACCGAACGTGAGGCTTTCAACCAGCGCCCCTTGGTTCGCGCCTTGAAGCTTCTGGCCGAAAATGGCGAGTCCGGTGAATTCCGGCAATTTGCCTACCATCTCGATGATTTGCTCGACAGCGAGGCAGACTATTTGCTGCTGTCTGATCTGGCCTCGGATTATTTGTACGCCGATATCGGCGTTCGGGGGGCCAAGGCAGGCCTGGCCAAGGGGATCGTGGCAACCGAGGCGGCATTCCCGGTTCCGGACTATCAGCTCCTTCGCGAGCCTCGCGTCGAACGCGCAATGATGTACGCCCTGTCGCGCCAGGAGAGCGAAATGAACCCGTCGGCTGTGTCTCATGCGAATGCGCGCGGGCTGATGCAGTTCGTACCGCGTACCGCGCAGGCAGAAGCGCGCAGCATGGGGCTGCCCTTCAAGACCTCATGGCTGACTGACGATCCAGGCTACAACATGACATTGGGCGGGGCGCACCTCGATACCCTGCTGAACCAGTTCAATGGCAGCTACATCATGACGGCGGCGGCTTATAATGCCGGCGCGTCGCGTCCAAAACGCTGGGTGCAGGAATATGGCGACCCCCGGACTGGCGAAGTCGATCCGATTGACTGGGTCGAGTTCATTCCGTTCTCTGAAACCCGCAACTATGTCCAGCGTGTGCTTGAGAACACGCAGGTGTACCGCCAGCGCCTGTCGCAGGAGAGCGTCGACATCCAGCTCAGCTCTGACCTTCATCGCGGCCGGATGTGGAATTCACTGCCATCCGCCAATTAG
- a CDS encoding RcnB family protein produces MALLSIISRIGAAGALAFATLAPVAAADDRGRGDRGGHYDRGDRGHRGDRGHRGWDRGRHHNDRGWDRGRHHNNRGWDRGRNHHRDWDRGRNYRRHNNYHYRAPRVVNRYYYTTPSYYRPRPGISFHYNSGYYHPRYTIGGYYSYGPRTVIIRDYDRYGLYRPPHGHHWVRDGYNGDAVLASVATGAIIGLAVGIMAQ; encoded by the coding sequence ATGGCTCTCTTGTCTATTATTTCGCGCATAGGCGCAGCAGGCGCCCTGGCGTTTGCAACACTTGCTCCCGTTGCCGCCGCCGATGATCGCGGACGTGGCGACCGGGGCGGGCACTATGATCGCGGTGATCGCGGACACCGCGGCGACCGTGGACACCGAGGCTGGGACCGCGGACGTCATCACAACGACCGCGGCTGGGACCGTGGCCGCCATCACAACAATCGTGGTTGGGACCGTGGACGCAACCATCATCGCGACTGGGATCGCGGCCGCAATTATCGCCGTCATAACAATTACCACTATCGCGCACCACGCGTGGTGAACCGCTATTACTACACCACACCAAGCTATTACCGCCCGCGCCCGGGTATCTCCTTCCACTACAATTCGGGCTATTACCATCCGCGCTATACGATCGGCGGCTACTATTCCTATGGCCCGCGCACGGTGATCATTCGCGACTATGACCGCTATGGCCTGTACCGCCCGCCGCACGGCCATCACTGGGTTCGCGACGGCTACAATGGCGACGCCGTCCTGGCATCGGTAGCAACGGGTGCCATTATCGGCCTCGCTGTCGGCATCATGGCGCAATAA
- a CDS encoding superoxide dismutase family protein: protein MSRALALASTVATFSILFACSQQASTAQEEEAAPSEPAGEEIEIAPDTTGNESLPSMMRATGDLLGDDGSTIGSINMIEGPNGIVMEVSVDEGGLEPGWHAIHFHQTGDCSDTGEYKESGGHVGKSEGGHGLLNPDGPEPGDLPNLYAFEDGSVHYETFTDIISISDVLDDDGGAIIIHEGRDDHLTQPIGGAGGRVACSVVQ, encoded by the coding sequence ATGTCACGCGCACTCGCTCTTGCTTCTACAGTTGCAACCTTTTCCATCCTGTTTGCCTGCTCACAGCAAGCATCCACGGCGCAGGAGGAAGAGGCAGCCCCCTCTGAACCCGCTGGCGAAGAGATCGAAATAGCACCAGACACGACCGGCAATGAATCCCTTCCGTCCATGATGCGCGCCACGGGCGACCTGCTCGGCGATGACGGCTCCACAATTGGATCAATCAACATGATCGAAGGGCCAAACGGCATTGTGATGGAAGTCTCAGTCGATGAAGGCGGTCTGGAGCCGGGCTGGCATGCTATCCACTTCCACCAGACAGGAGACTGCTCCGACACCGGCGAGTACAAAGAATCCGGCGGTCATGTCGGCAAGTCTGAAGGCGGCCATGGCCTGCTCAATCCGGACGGGCCAGAGCCAGGCGATCTGCCGAACCTCTACGCGTTCGAAGATGGTTCGGTCCATTACGAGACCTTTACTGACATCATATCGATCTCAGACGTGCTCGACGATGATGGGGGTGCCATCATTATCCATGAGGGTCGCGACGATCATCTCACCCAGCCCATCGGCGGCGCCGGCGGCCGGGTCGCCTGTTCGGTCGTTCAATAG
- a CDS encoding TlyA family RNA methyltransferase — MTGKNRADKVLVSLGHYDSRASAQAAILAGCVEVNGEPVLKASQQISPSDRIVASAPHPWVSRGGVKLAHALDVFEVDPTGRHCLDVGASTGGFTDVLLSRGAKSVVAVDVGRGQLHEKIAGDARVTSLEGTDARALTGDMLGEPPSLIVCDASFIALEKLLGVPLSLAAEEAELVCLFKPQFQVGRAHVGKGGLVSDAVAAARAEEAFCVSLAEQGWRVAGRTGSPIRGGDGNAERLVYGERRID, encoded by the coding sequence GTGACCGGAAAGAACAGGGCGGACAAGGTGCTGGTCAGCCTCGGCCATTATGACAGCCGAGCGTCTGCGCAGGCCGCGATCCTTGCCGGATGCGTTGAAGTGAACGGTGAGCCCGTGCTGAAGGCGTCACAGCAGATCTCGCCATCGGACCGCATTGTTGCGTCTGCGCCCCATCCATGGGTATCCCGTGGAGGGGTGAAACTGGCCCATGCGCTCGACGTGTTCGAGGTCGATCCGACTGGCCGACACTGCCTGGATGTTGGGGCATCCACAGGTGGGTTCACCGATGTGCTCCTGTCGCGCGGTGCGAAGTCGGTCGTGGCTGTGGATGTCGGACGCGGACAACTTCACGAAAAGATTGCGGGCGATGCGCGTGTGACGTCGCTGGAAGGGACGGATGCAAGGGCGCTGACGGGCGACATGCTGGGCGAGCCGCCGTCTCTGATCGTCTGCGATGCGAGTTTCATCGCGTTGGAGAAGCTGCTGGGCGTGCCGCTCTCGCTGGCGGCGGAGGAGGCCGAGCTGGTCTGCCTGTTCAAGCCGCAATTCCAGGTCGGGCGGGCGCATGTCGGGAAGGGCGGACTTGTCAGCGATGCGGTGGCGGCGGCGCGGGCGGAGGAGGCTTTCTGTGTCTCGCTGGCGGAGCAGGGGTGGCGCGTGGCAGGCCGCACCGGCAGCCCGATCCGAGGCGGGGACGGGAATGCCGAGCGGCTGGTCTACGGTGAGCGCAGGATTGACTGA
- a CDS encoding MoxR family ATPase, producing the protein MRFEGTQDYVATEDLRVAVNAAIALERPLLVKGEPGTGKTVLAIEVAKALGVPLIEWHIKSTTKAQQGLYEYDAVSRLRDGQMGDERAKDVANYIKKGKLWEAFTSEERPILLIDEIDKADIEFPNDLLQELDRMEFYVYETDQTVKAVQRPIVIITSNNEKELPDAFLRRCFFHFIKFPDEQTMQEIIEVHYPGIKQKLVKEALTTFYSMREVPGMKKKPSTSELLDWLKLLMNEDVDLETMKENDPDKLTPPLHGALLKNEQDVALFERLAFLSRRENSPRRGPAG; encoded by the coding sequence ATGCGCTTTGAAGGCACCCAGGATTACGTTGCAACAGAAGATTTGAGAGTGGCCGTCAACGCCGCCATTGCTCTGGAACGCCCACTGCTGGTGAAGGGTGAACCTGGAACCGGCAAGACCGTCCTCGCGATCGAAGTCGCCAAAGCGCTCGGCGTTCCACTGATCGAGTGGCACATCAAATCGACGACCAAGGCGCAACAAGGCCTTTACGAATACGACGCTGTCAGCCGCCTCCGCGATGGTCAGATGGGCGATGAGCGCGCCAAGGACGTCGCCAATTACATCAAGAAGGGCAAGCTGTGGGAGGCTTTCACCTCCGAAGAGCGTCCGATCCTTCTGATCGACGAGATCGATAAAGCTGATATCGAATTCCCGAACGACCTCCTGCAGGAGCTCGACCGGATGGAGTTCTATGTCTACGAGACCGATCAGACCGTGAAAGCCGTCCAGCGGCCGATCGTGATCATCACGTCGAACAATGAAAAGGAATTGCCGGACGCCTTCCTGCGCCGCTGTTTCTTCCACTTCATCAAATTCCCTGATGAGCAGACGATGCAGGAAATCATCGAGGTCCACTATCCGGGGATCAAACAGAAACTGGTGAAAGAGGCACTGACGACCTTCTATTCCATGCGCGAAGTGCCGGGCATGAAGAAGAAGCCGTCTACCTCAGAATTGCTCGACTGGCTCAAGCTCCTCATGAATGAGGATGTCGATCTTGAGACCATGAAGGAGAACGATCCGGACAAGCTCACCCCACCGCTACACGGCGCGCTCCTTAAGAACGAACAGGACGTCGCGCTCTTCGAACGCCTCGCCTTCCTCTCGCGCCGCGAAAACAGCCCGCGCAGGGGGCCGGCGGGCTGA
- a CDS encoding MarC family protein, whose protein sequence is MTGDLFSIFTASFVTFFVLIDALGVAPIFASLTARGNAAYRRRMAVRSIFVATLIIFGFAFFGAWLLDQLHITIDAFRAAGGVLLFLIALDMVFEKRTERRESRADEYLEEHEEPDDVSVFPIGIPMLAGPGSIATAMLFMTQAVEWSHKAMVLSAIALNMLVCLVVFLLATPLVRAMGESVAGAITRIFGVILAALSTQLIIDGIIGAFGISVPAG, encoded by the coding sequence ATGACCGGCGACCTTTTTTCCATTTTCACCGCATCTTTTGTCACATTCTTCGTTCTGATCGATGCGCTTGGCGTTGCGCCAATCTTCGCGTCCCTCACGGCGCGCGGCAACGCTGCCTATCGCCGCCGTATGGCTGTGCGATCGATCTTTGTCGCAACCTTGATCATTTTCGGCTTCGCTTTCTTCGGCGCGTGGTTGCTGGACCAGCTGCACATAACAATCGACGCCTTTCGTGCGGCTGGCGGCGTATTGTTGTTCCTCATCGCGCTCGACATGGTTTTCGAAAAGCGCACAGAGCGCCGCGAATCCCGCGCGGATGAATATCTGGAGGAGCATGAAGAGCCCGACGATGTCTCGGTGTTTCCGATCGGCATTCCCATGCTTGCCGGGCCGGGGTCCATCGCAACAGCCATGCTTTTCATGACACAGGCGGTTGAGTGGAGCCACAAAGCCATGGTGCTTTCAGCGATTGCCCTGAACATGTTGGTCTGCCTGGTCGTTTTCCTGCTTGCGACGCCATTGGTCCGCGCGATGGGCGAGAGCGTCGCTGGTGCCATCACGCGAATTTTCGGTGTTATTCTGGCCGCACTGTCGACTCAGCTGATCATTGACGGGATTATCGGCGCGTTCGGAATTTCCGTTCCGGCAGGCTAG